The Stratiformator vulcanicus genome has a segment encoding these proteins:
- a CDS encoding glycosyltransferase produces the protein MKRILLITPTLDASGAEKQFTELACGLSDRDFDVHVVALSRGGPYASRLQEHGIPLTVLNKRLKFDPSAWYRLRSTIRKLNPNLIHTWMFTANSYGRMAVASGSDRPKVVVSERCVDSWKAGWQHFVDRRLMDRTDLLIANSKSVAQFYEQRGFPSERTRVVRNWVDVSPVATERRSEIRESLGLNPDDRVVGFVGRLAKQKRVGDLVWALQLGKQLTENLKFLIIGDGPERNRLEELAVNYSCEDLIHFTGHREDARSLLPAFDVFWFASAFEGQSNSLMEAMATGLPAIASDIPPNRELIDNGVDGYLVPLGDSVAFAQFMARLFDDPGMAEQIGAAAKQKMQEQFTRERMINAYVDIYMELLDS, from the coding sequence GTGAAGCGCATTCTGCTGATTACCCCGACGCTCGACGCCTCCGGGGCGGAGAAGCAATTCACGGAACTGGCGTGCGGGTTATCCGATCGCGACTTCGATGTGCACGTCGTCGCATTGTCGCGTGGGGGCCCCTACGCATCTCGGCTGCAAGAGCACGGTATTCCGCTCACGGTGCTCAACAAGCGGCTGAAATTCGACCCTTCAGCTTGGTATCGCTTGCGGTCGACCATTCGGAAACTGAATCCGAATCTCATTCACACGTGGATGTTCACTGCGAACAGCTACGGTCGAATGGCGGTGGCTTCTGGCAGCGATCGGCCGAAGGTTGTGGTCTCCGAACGGTGTGTCGACAGTTGGAAGGCTGGCTGGCAGCACTTCGTTGACCGCCGCCTCATGGATCGCACCGATTTGCTGATCGCCAATTCGAAAAGTGTTGCACAGTTCTACGAGCAACGCGGCTTTCCCTCTGAGCGTACCCGTGTCGTGCGAAATTGGGTTGATGTGTCGCCCGTGGCCACAGAACGTCGTTCGGAGATTCGAGAATCACTCGGCCTTAATCCGGATGACCGAGTCGTGGGTTTTGTCGGCCGGTTGGCGAAGCAAAAACGTGTTGGTGATCTCGTGTGGGCGCTTCAACTCGGTAAGCAACTGACGGAAAACCTCAAGTTTCTCATCATAGGTGACGGTCCTGAACGCAACCGCCTCGAAGAACTCGCCGTCAACTATTCGTGCGAAGACCTGATCCACTTTACCGGGCACCGCGAGGACGCCCGCTCTCTGTTGCCCGCTTTTGACGTGTTCTGGTTCGCCAGTGCATTCGAAGGTCAATCAAACAGTTTGATGGAAGCGATGGCGACGGGCTTGCCCGCGATCGCCAGCGATATTCCTCCAAACCGGGAACTCATCGATAACGGCGTCGACGGCTATCTCGTTCCGCTTGGTGACTCGGTCGCCTTCGCTCAATTCATGGCGCGCTTGTTCGACGACCCCGGTATGGCCGAACAGATCGGTGCCGCGGCTAAGCAAAAAATGCAGGAACAGTTTACGCGCGAACGAATGATCAATGCCTATGTTGACATCTATATGGAATTGCTCGATTCCTGA
- the hemQ gene encoding hydrogen peroxide-dependent heme synthase — protein MNPARPAIKLPEPNIHLTEGWHCLHIFYQVDQSALQGLTPDEIRWGIGEIEVLLDPTRDDAPERLQTSVVSGHKADLAVTMMDPDPLKIDAVVQGIRSTPLGPVLIPAWSFVSITEISEYVPTVEQYSERLVREGTTPDDPSYRAKVNAYEKRLPIMNQQRLYPEIPNFPVACFYPMNKIRHPHANWYQAPFSKRSQLMAEHATSGIKFAGRVSQLITASTGFDDWEWGVTLWSRTPEDIKEIVYTMRFDEASARYAEFGPFYISYVMSASDAMKHLRIG, from the coding sequence TTGAACCCCGCACGTCCCGCCATCAAACTCCCCGAGCCGAACATTCACTTGACGGAAGGTTGGCACTGCCTGCACATATTCTACCAAGTCGACCAGTCGGCACTTCAGGGTTTGACTCCCGACGAAATTCGTTGGGGGATCGGCGAGATCGAAGTGTTACTCGATCCCACACGAGACGATGCGCCTGAACGGCTGCAAACCTCTGTCGTCTCCGGTCACAAGGCCGATCTAGCCGTGACCATGATGGACCCGGACCCGCTCAAGATCGACGCGGTCGTGCAAGGAATTCGGTCAACGCCGTTGGGCCCGGTGCTGATTCCGGCTTGGTCGTTCGTCTCGATCACAGAAATTTCCGAGTACGTTCCGACGGTCGAGCAGTATTCAGAACGGCTCGTTCGCGAAGGCACGACGCCGGACGATCCGTCCTATCGGGCGAAAGTGAACGCCTACGAAAAGCGTCTGCCGATTATGAACCAGCAGCGACTCTACCCGGAAATACCGAACTTCCCGGTCGCGTGCTTCTACCCGATGAATAAGATCAGGCACCCGCACGCGAATTGGTATCAGGCGCCCTTTAGTAAGCGATCGCAACTGATGGCTGAGCACGCGACATCAGGCATCAAGTTCGCCGGTCGCGTGTCCCAATTGATTACGGCGTCGACCGGTTTCGATGACTGGGAATGGGGTGTCACGCTCTGGTCACGCACGCCCGAGGACATCAAGGAAATTGTCTACACGATGCGGTTCGATGAAGCCTCGGCCCGCTACGCTGAATTCGGGCCGTTCTACATCAGCTATGTCATGAGCGCGTCCGATGCGATGAAGCACCTTCGTATCGGCTGA
- a CDS encoding site-2 protease family protein codes for MSNFSDPDEHESDEAVEILFSSRPTPVVVSSQAATVEEVPRPRRRSSRWPLHLTLFLLTCGTVFLAGVQPGHINGPLNGAFCLLALVLQDGWNAFSTPLMITFLSDAFVFTTCLMTILLCHEFGHFFAAKFHGVPASLPYFIPFPLGPFGTMGAVIVQNGRRADRVQAFDIGIAGPLCGLVPALGVLIYGIVSSEAIPRVESGIAYGDPLLVKALCGWLLPAYEWGTSDVLINAPLFAGWIGIFITALNLMPVGQLDGGHILYGLIRRRQHVVSAAVIGAALGAMFIAGKYSYMPILVLVLLTGFRHPPTANDRIPLGTVRHVLGWLTLGFLLIGFTPQPLIAVGN; via the coding sequence TTGAGTAACTTCTCCGATCCCGATGAACATGAATCGGACGAGGCGGTCGAGATTTTATTCTCGAGCCGCCCGACTCCCGTCGTTGTGTCGTCACAAGCGGCGACGGTCGAAGAGGTGCCCCGACCGCGGCGACGCTCGTCGCGTTGGCCACTGCATCTGACGTTATTCCTGCTCACCTGCGGCACAGTGTTCCTTGCCGGCGTGCAACCCGGCCATATCAACGGACCGCTCAATGGCGCATTTTGCTTGCTGGCGCTTGTGCTGCAAGACGGTTGGAACGCGTTTTCGACTCCGTTGATGATAACGTTCCTGAGCGATGCGTTCGTCTTCACGACCTGCCTCATGACAATTTTGCTCTGCCATGAGTTCGGTCACTTTTTCGCGGCAAAGTTTCACGGCGTGCCGGCATCTTTGCCGTACTTCATCCCGTTCCCGCTTGGTCCATTCGGGACGATGGGAGCCGTGATCGTTCAAAACGGGCGGCGGGCCGACCGAGTTCAAGCATTCGATATCGGCATCGCCGGACCACTATGCGGACTTGTGCCCGCGCTGGGGGTCCTCATCTACGGCATCGTCAGTTCCGAGGCGATTCCGCGGGTCGAGTCGGGCATCGCCTATGGCGATCCACTGCTGGTCAAAGCGCTTTGCGGGTGGTTGCTGCCTGCTTACGAGTGGGGCACTTCGGACGTGCTGATTAACGCACCACTGTTCGCCGGTTGGATCGGAATCTTCATCACGGCGCTGAACTTGATGCCGGTCGGCCAGCTTGACGGCGGACATATCCTCTACGGCTTGATTCGCCGCCGACAGCATGTCGTCTCGGCAGCGGTGATCGGGGCGGCCTTGGGGGCAATGTTCATCGCCGGAAAGTACTCGTATATGCCGATTCTGGTCCTCGTACTGCTGACCGGTTTTCGACATCCGCCGACGGCTAATGACCGCATCCCGTTGGGCACGGTGCGGCACGTACTGGGATGGCTAACGCTCGGATTTCTCTTGATCGGGTTCACGCCTCAACCGTTGATCGCGGTCGGCAACTGA
- a CDS encoding alpha/beta fold hydrolase — MTPQQRDDAPFLEGSWKPRPACRSQVEVFEASDGYQFHYRRFEPVESRGTVIFLHGIQSHGGWYTQTATALSMAGWRVLLLDRRGSGLNDVDRGHASSADRLLADLFEFAGSTASHECGSRPALLSVSWGGKIALSAAAARPDLFQAVGLLYPGIRTRLPISTAKQVLLAGADRLGAGRKLIELPLHDSSLFTAEPAARRFLETDPLALHHVSVSFLRAGLELDRLANSAAAALQIPCLLMLAGEDRIVDNAATEELFDAASRHEPKLITYPGARHTLEFEPTRGKVVADLLDWLDTILNAEASQ, encoded by the coding sequence ATGACTCCCCAGCAACGCGACGACGCTCCATTTTTGGAAGGCTCTTGGAAGCCGCGTCCGGCTTGCCGTTCGCAGGTCGAAGTTTTCGAAGCCTCGGATGGCTATCAGTTTCACTACCGCCGTTTTGAGCCAGTCGAATCCCGAGGGACCGTGATTTTTCTGCACGGGATTCAAAGCCACGGCGGGTGGTACACGCAGACCGCGACGGCTCTTTCCATGGCCGGGTGGCGTGTCCTGCTTCTCGATCGGCGGGGCAGTGGCTTGAACGATGTCGATCGAGGGCACGCGTCATCCGCGGATCGTTTGCTCGCCGATCTCTTCGAATTTGCAGGCAGCACGGCGTCGCATGAATGCGGGTCGCGTCCCGCTCTGCTGTCAGTCAGTTGGGGGGGAAAGATCGCATTATCAGCCGCCGCGGCTCGACCCGACCTGTTCCAAGCAGTCGGGCTGCTCTATCCCGGCATCCGGACGCGGCTCCCCATTTCGACGGCGAAGCAAGTCCTACTGGCAGGCGCGGACCGACTGGGCGCGGGTCGGAAGTTGATCGAATTGCCGCTGCACGATTCGTCGCTATTCACAGCCGAACCTGCCGCAAGAAGATTTCTTGAGACAGACCCGTTAGCGCTTCATCATGTATCCGTCTCGTTCCTCCGGGCAGGTTTGGAGCTCGATCGACTTGCCAATTCGGCCGCCGCCGCTTTGCAAATTCCTTGTCTGTTGATGCTCGCCGGTGAAGACCGCATCGTCGATAATGCGGCCACTGAAGAACTGTTCGACGCGGCATCGCGTCACGAGCCAAAATTGATCACCTATCCTGGAGCCCGGCATACACTCGAATTCGAGCCGACCCGGGGCAAAGTCGTCGCGGACCTCTTAGACTGGCTCGACACGATCCTGAACGCTGAGGCTTCTCAATGA
- a CDS encoding sugar phosphate isomerase/epimerase family protein yields the protein MKYGFNMLLWTSEVRPEHFELLGQLKDWGYDGVELPIFSHDEENFATVGERLIELDLGATAVSVCGPETNPIDADPKVRAAAVEYLKRTIDMCVASGATLLCGPLHSALGEFSGTGRTEDEWERAKEVLSDVGDYAAESNVTLVVEALNRFECYFLNSHADAARFCRELGHPSVKMMYDTFHANIEEKSPADAIHACSDEMAHVHISENDRSTPGHGQVRWDETFDALKESNYDGWLTIEAFGLALPELAAATRIWRRMYETEEQLAREGLAFMKANTEGE from the coding sequence ATGAAATATGGCTTCAACATGTTGCTTTGGACCAGTGAAGTTCGGCCGGAGCATTTCGAACTCTTGGGGCAACTCAAAGATTGGGGCTACGATGGCGTCGAGTTGCCGATCTTCTCGCACGATGAAGAAAATTTCGCCACGGTGGGCGAAAGGCTGATTGAACTCGATCTGGGTGCGACCGCCGTCTCGGTTTGCGGACCGGAAACAAATCCGATCGATGCCGACCCAAAGGTCAGGGCCGCGGCAGTCGAGTATCTCAAGCGAACGATCGATATGTGTGTCGCCTCGGGAGCGACACTGCTGTGCGGTCCGCTGCACTCGGCGCTGGGCGAGTTCAGCGGCACCGGTCGGACCGAAGACGAGTGGGAGCGAGCGAAAGAGGTACTCAGCGATGTCGGCGATTATGCGGCGGAGTCCAACGTCACACTCGTCGTTGAGGCGCTCAATCGCTTTGAATGCTATTTCCTGAACAGCCACGCCGACGCAGCGCGGTTCTGTCGGGAGTTGGGGCATCCGAGTGTCAAAATGATGTACGACACATTTCACGCGAACATCGAAGAGAAGTCGCCCGCCGATGCGATCCACGCCTGTTCCGACGAAATGGCCCATGTCCATATTTCAGAGAATGACCGCTCGACTCCCGGCCATGGTCAGGTCCGTTGGGACGAAACGTTCGACGCGCTGAAAGAATCGAATTACGACGGGTGGCTGACCATCGAGGCCTTCGGTCTGGCCCTGCCGGAGCTCGCGGCGGCGACCCGGATCTGGCGACGCATGTACGAAACCGAGGAGCAACTCGCCCGAGAAGGACTCGCCTTCATGAAAGCAAATACGGAAGGCGAGTGA
- a CDS encoding YdjY domain-containing protein, protein MNTDKTNAVFGNFSELPSWRLALAISVCATAFLVFAAVSLAEDKDAPKLEPTPLNPQKTVWLDREGGKLLLKSEVVLTRGSLEMLLCKKGTKEHESILAVDSDAAVIHGGLIVLGATPGSPVQFQPDFKPPQGQQIEIYLNWKDKAGKSHRSAARRWVRTSTERYFAVELKALPPGIQLTRKDKLRFDERNEELTWYGPMSDEQFEQELARSANEVYQKAVRELRAASQTKPLDADFVFAGSGIYVDPNTKQRFYEAEGGDVICVANFPSAMIDISARSSSTGTENLVYEAWTERVPPEGTKVTVELVPVKSKEKGKESDESIR, encoded by the coding sequence ATGAATACTGATAAAACGAATGCCGTGTTCGGTAATTTTTCCGAATTGCCCTCTTGGCGACTTGCTCTCGCAATTTCCGTTTGCGCGACGGCGTTCCTCGTATTCGCCGCGGTCTCGCTGGCCGAGGATAAGGACGCACCGAAGCTAGAGCCAACGCCACTGAACCCGCAGAAAACGGTTTGGCTTGATCGGGAGGGAGGCAAGCTGCTGCTGAAATCCGAAGTCGTCCTGACTCGGGGGTCCCTTGAAATGCTGCTGTGCAAAAAGGGTACGAAGGAGCACGAATCAATCCTCGCGGTCGATTCGGACGCCGCCGTTATCCACGGCGGCTTGATCGTTTTGGGAGCGACCCCCGGAAGTCCGGTTCAATTCCAACCCGACTTCAAACCGCCGCAAGGGCAGCAGATCGAGATTTATCTCAATTGGAAGGATAAAGCGGGCAAGTCGCACCGATCCGCTGCGCGGCGCTGGGTCCGGACATCGACCGAACGATACTTCGCCGTTGAACTGAAGGCATTGCCGCCCGGCATCCAACTCACCCGCAAGGACAAACTGCGATTCGACGAGCGTAACGAAGAGCTGACCTGGTACGGGCCGATGAGCGATGAGCAGTTTGAACAGGAACTCGCCCGCAGCGCAAATGAGGTTTATCAAAAAGCGGTGCGCGAACTCCGAGCGGCTTCGCAGACCAAGCCGCTCGACGCCGATTTCGTCTTCGCCGGCAGCGGCATTTACGTCGACCCCAATACGAAGCAACGATTTTACGAAGCCGAAGGCGGAGACGTGATCTGCGTGGCGAATTTCCCCTCGGCGATGATCGACATCTCCGCTCGCAGCAGTTCCACCGGGACGGAAAACCTCGTCTATGAGGCGTGGACGGAACGAGTCCCGCCCGAAGGCACCAAGGTGACCGTGGAACTCGTTCCGGTGAAATCGAAGGAAAAAGGGAAGGAATCGGACGAGTCAATTCGGTAA
- a CDS encoding macro domain-containing protein produces MRRTISGCDLELVRGDITEQLVDAIVNAANAHLAGGGGVDGAIHKAAGPEIMAETDRRYPEGCPTGSAVATTAGKLNAKYVFHAVGPRWRGGGDGEEQKLRSAIRVCLDLAVEHNCESIAFPAISTGVYGYPIDLAAEATIDEIGSWMKNTDRKIVVRIVLFSEGAIGQFSRVLENYS; encoded by the coding sequence ATGCGGCGCACTATTTCCGGATGTGACCTTGAGTTGGTCCGCGGTGACATCACCGAACAGTTGGTCGATGCGATCGTCAACGCGGCAAACGCCCATCTCGCAGGTGGCGGCGGTGTCGACGGGGCCATTCACAAAGCAGCCGGTCCGGAGATCATGGCCGAGACCGACCGTCGCTATCCCGAAGGCTGCCCCACAGGCTCAGCAGTGGCGACGACGGCGGGCAAGCTGAATGCCAAATACGTTTTTCACGCTGTCGGGCCGCGCTGGCGTGGCGGCGGCGACGGCGAGGAGCAGAAATTGCGCTCGGCGATTCGTGTCTGTCTCGATCTCGCCGTAGAACACAATTGCGAAAGCATCGCGTTCCCCGCGATCAGCACCGGGGTCTACGGCTATCCGATTGATCTGGCCGCCGAGGCTACGATCGATGAAATCGGCTCTTGGATGAAGAACACAGATCGAAAGATTGTGGTCCGCATCGTCCTGTTTAGCGAAGGCGCCATCGGGCAGTTTTCACGCGTGTTGGAAAACTACAGTTGA
- a CDS encoding NAD(+)/NADH kinase, producing MTQPPLRLILLTRDSTPRIAKAQAWISDFLKSQADVEIVAEGIIEDTKPNGYDADLAVVLGGDGAILRACRLFGSDQIPLIGVNLGRLGFLADLQPEELKERFSSLRNREYTIVENLMYRSVLIRATGEREDFLGLNEVAVISQCMGICDTSLTIDGNAVADYSADGLIISTPVGSTAHSLSAGGPILRQNLPAFVVTPICPHTLTNRPLVDSADSLYEMTLERSTGGAVLVIDGQIRRDLEPGDRIEVRRAEVTFKLAKLPGHSYYATLHRKLGWAGQPHYRVDPEAG from the coding sequence ATGACTCAGCCCCCGCTTCGACTGATCCTTCTGACGAGGGACTCGACCCCGCGTATCGCCAAAGCGCAGGCTTGGATCAGCGACTTTCTCAAGTCCCAAGCCGACGTCGAAATTGTCGCCGAAGGAATCATCGAAGACACCAAACCGAACGGCTACGATGCCGATTTGGCTGTCGTCTTGGGTGGGGACGGTGCGATCCTGCGGGCTTGTCGGCTGTTCGGCAGCGATCAGATTCCCTTGATCGGCGTCAACCTCGGTCGGCTCGGCTTTCTAGCCGACCTTCAGCCGGAGGAGTTGAAAGAGCGGTTCAGCAGTCTCCGCAATCGCGAATACACGATCGTTGAAAACCTGATGTATCGGTCCGTCCTGATCCGGGCTACGGGCGAACGTGAAGACTTTCTCGGGCTGAATGAAGTCGCGGTGATTTCCCAGTGCATGGGAATTTGCGATACGTCGCTGACCATCGACGGGAATGCAGTCGCCGACTACAGCGCGGATGGATTGATCATCAGCACGCCCGTCGGCTCAACGGCGCACTCGCTCTCGGCGGGCGGACCGATCCTGCGGCAAAATCTTCCGGCATTCGTCGTCACGCCGATTTGCCCGCACACGTTGACAAACCGACCGCTCGTCGATTCTGCGGACAGCCTCTATGAAATGACGCTCGAGCGATCAACCGGCGGAGCCGTGCTGGTCATCGACGGTCAGATTCGACGCGACCTCGAACCGGGCGATCGCATTGAGGTCCGCCGGGCGGAAGTGACGTTCAAACTCGCGAAACTACCCGGACACAGTTACTACGCCACACTGCACCGGAAGCTCGGGTGGGCCGGTCAGCCGCATTATCGCGTCGATCCGGAAGCCGGATAG
- a CDS encoding DUF1571 domain-containing protein, protein MLRIYDNVERPRFSIRQRLLISSSVALTGGLVLFSVSEPPPEAAERLTPVRTASLSPQAPFSASNDFVPLDQAPDVAPPDEEELKTESVSDSPDLDGRAAIQKSVELLSVGLERMKSIPTYTAELERREVVDGRLLDPQEIFLKVRQQPFGVYLQWLGEQAGREAIYADGENDGKLVVQLGGLRGRLLGPLRLDPKGGVAMSESRHPVTEIGLTNLAEQIIEYRKRELDWNGGIIAHLTEGAEHDGRKCFRFECEYASAEVSPEYRKSIIHIDEEWLLPVAVTNYGWPIREYETPKQCDADTMLEDFAYRDVNLSVRLVSADFDQANAEYNLTRRR, encoded by the coding sequence ATGCTCCGAATTTATGACAACGTGGAACGTCCCCGTTTTTCGATACGCCAGCGACTGTTGATCAGCAGCTCGGTCGCACTGACCGGCGGACTGGTCCTCTTCAGCGTTTCGGAACCGCCTCCGGAGGCGGCCGAGCGCCTGACACCGGTCCGCACTGCGTCACTCAGCCCGCAGGCGCCTTTCTCGGCGTCCAACGACTTTGTTCCGCTTGATCAGGCCCCGGACGTTGCGCCGCCGGACGAAGAAGAACTTAAAACTGAGTCAGTCAGTGACTCCCCCGATCTTGACGGCCGAGCGGCGATCCAGAAGTCTGTGGAGCTGTTGTCGGTCGGCCTGGAGCGGATGAAATCGATTCCGACTTATACGGCAGAACTCGAGCGCCGGGAGGTCGTCGATGGTCGATTGCTCGATCCGCAGGAGATCTTTCTGAAGGTCCGGCAGCAACCGTTCGGCGTCTATTTGCAGTGGCTGGGCGAACAAGCCGGTCGCGAAGCGATCTATGCCGACGGCGAGAATGACGGCAAGCTGGTCGTCCAACTCGGCGGACTTCGGGGCAGACTACTCGGCCCGCTCCGTCTCGACCCCAAGGGCGGCGTCGCGATGAGCGAATCTCGTCATCCCGTCACGGAGATCGGCCTCACAAATCTCGCCGAGCAGATTATTGAATATCGAAAGCGGGAATTGGATTGGAATGGCGGAATCATCGCCCACCTGACCGAAGGCGCCGAGCATGACGGACGGAAGTGCTTTCGCTTCGAATGCGAATACGCCTCTGCGGAGGTCTCACCCGAGTACCGCAAGTCGATCATTCACATCGATGAAGAGTGGTTATTGCCGGTCGCGGTGACGAATTATGGATGGCCAATTCGCGAGTACGAGACCCCGAAGCAATGTGATGCAGACACAATGCTTGAAGATTTCGCCTATCGCGACGTCAATCTCTCCGTCCGCCTCGTCTCAGCCGACTTCGATCAGGCGAACGCGGAGTACAACCTGACTCGGCGACGGTAA
- a CDS encoding DNA integrity scanning protein DisA nucleotide-binding domain protein, whose translation MKRVSPSDVIRSLIASAKRVADECDAEAVLLLADVPFEFSEMTQILKKSRLVVASDKPDVQRAAHEDGIDSVPLLHEPQTRSLQVTQALLEAIADDLLQPGGKVVCVYSLFERDVLDTVSIVNLADQLSRLTARDLRRLETTVPLETLRLVVDLAVEVGREGREGKSVGTMFVVGDHRKVLPMTHEQVHDPFKGYGAKDRMIRSPRVQESMKEIAQLDGAFIISSDGQVRAAGRNIDAPATGLTLSKGLGSRHWAAAAISKQTKAVAIAVSESTGTVRIFQNGFVVLRIEPMERGLKWSSFETEPPPSDDK comes from the coding sequence ATGAAACGTGTCTCCCCTTCCGACGTCATTCGCAGTCTGATTGCGTCGGCCAAGAGAGTCGCGGACGAGTGCGATGCCGAGGCGGTGCTGCTGCTGGCTGACGTGCCGTTCGAATTTTCAGAGATGACGCAAATCCTGAAGAAGTCGCGTCTCGTCGTCGCCAGTGACAAGCCCGACGTGCAAAGAGCCGCGCACGAGGACGGAATTGATTCCGTCCCGCTGCTGCATGAGCCACAGACCAGAAGCTTACAGGTCACGCAGGCGCTGCTCGAAGCGATCGCCGATGACCTGCTGCAGCCGGGCGGAAAGGTCGTTTGCGTTTATAGCCTCTTCGAACGCGATGTTCTGGACACGGTCAGCATTGTCAACCTGGCCGATCAACTCTCTCGACTGACCGCCCGCGACTTGCGGCGCCTCGAGACGACGGTGCCGCTCGAAACCTTGCGACTGGTCGTTGACCTCGCCGTCGAGGTCGGTCGCGAAGGACGCGAAGGCAAGTCGGTCGGAACGATGTTCGTCGTCGGCGACCACCGGAAGGTTCTGCCGATGACGCACGAGCAAGTGCATGACCCGTTCAAAGGCTACGGAGCGAAGGATCGCATGATCCGCAGCCCTCGTGTGCAGGAGAGCATGAAGGAAATCGCACAGCTCGACGGCGCCTTCATTATTTCATCGGACGGGCAGGTTCGTGCGGCGGGCCGCAATATCGACGCGCCGGCAACCGGACTGACGCTCTCCAAGGGACTCGGCTCGCGCCATTGGGCGGCGGCTGCCATTTCGAAACAGACGAAAGCGGTCGCCATTGCGGTTTCGGAATCGACCGGGACAGTGCGCATCTTCCAAAATGGATTTGTCGTGCTGCGGATCGAACCCATGGAACGTGGCCTGAAGTGGTCATCGTTCGAGACGGAGCCACCGCCGTCGGATGACAAATAA